One genomic segment of Thermodesulforhabdaceae bacterium includes these proteins:
- a CDS encoding O-antigen ligase family protein has protein sequence MRYRDKIEFLAKFLLYANAVSHGLSITITQISFILAFPYIVTKAFKQGLYKNFPMLIPFALWIGWIVLGSFFVDVRLFKQMFSWWHVLFFPFGYFTVRLGEKATRFWILFIVGSIIQSFCGIFQFVVAGAERAIGVSSNSLTYANGLALTVVLIMSWLFFNRGLSAKNRAVLVFTGVIILAGVFVSLSRMVIYGLIFVISLLVIFRYRLKGFIFVGVLGVFLVVLTINSPRFERLYNRGYTVIISDSTRFALWKGAVGIIKDYPIFGIGVHVFPKLIDHYTKGYPLDAKGHAHNAYLQMAINYGLPGLLFFLMVYGALAFRLYKSFRKTGNFWAFAGLIVLVMYMLEGLTENNFGDAEVTMYFWFMQGLIMGQVLEDNEKSGSWTSN, from the coding sequence ATGAGATATCGGGATAAAATTGAATTTCTTGCCAAGTTTCTTCTGTATGCCAACGCAGTCTCACATGGCTTATCTATTACGATCACACAGATAAGCTTTATACTGGCTTTCCCTTACATAGTAACAAAAGCTTTTAAGCAAGGTCTTTATAAAAATTTTCCGATGCTGATCCCTTTTGCATTGTGGATTGGATGGATCGTACTAGGGAGTTTTTTCGTCGATGTTAGACTTTTTAAGCAGATGTTTAGCTGGTGGCATGTATTATTTTTCCCGTTTGGCTATTTCACTGTCAGGCTTGGTGAAAAAGCTACTAGGTTTTGGATTTTGTTCATTGTTGGATCTATAATTCAGTCCTTTTGCGGCATCTTTCAATTTGTTGTAGCCGGAGCTGAGCGAGCGATTGGGGTTTCGAGTAATTCCTTAACATACGCTAATGGACTGGCTTTAACGGTCGTTCTTATTATGTCATGGTTATTTTTCAATCGAGGTTTATCTGCGAAAAACCGGGCTGTTCTTGTCTTTACCGGAGTGATCATTTTAGCGGGCGTTTTTGTTTCTTTGAGTCGGATGGTCATATACGGCTTGATCTTTGTAATTAGCTTACTGGTGATCTTTAGATATCGGCTGAAAGGGTTTATATTTGTTGGAGTTTTGGGAGTTTTTTTAGTGGTTCTGACTATAAACAGTCCCAGATTTGAACGTCTTTATAATCGGGGATATACCGTGATAATAAGCGATTCTACTCGATTTGCGCTCTGGAAAGGAGCAGTCGGCATAATCAAAGATTATCCCATATTTGGGATTGGTGTTCATGTATTTCCTAAACTGATTGACCACTACACAAAGGGATACCCGCTTGATGCTAAGGGACACGCCCATAATGCCTATCTCCAGATGGCGATAAATTACGGACTTCCAGGTTTACTTTTCTTTCTTATGGTTTATGGTGCATTGGCTTTTAGGCTTTATAAAAGCTTCAGAAAAACTGGCAACTTTTGGGCTTTTGCTGGTCTGATCGTCCTGGTCATGTATATGCTCGAAGGATTGACGGAAAACAATTTCGGCGATGCCGAGGTGACAATGTATTTTTGGTTTATGCAAGGGCTTATTATGGGACAGGTCTTAGAAGACAATGAAAAGAGTGGCTCTTGGACGTCGAATTAG